Below is a genomic region from Candidatus Hydrogenedentota bacterium.
TCACCCGTCACGCCAAGGCGTGAAATATAGTAGACGAAGGTATCGCAAGCCGCACCGATTTTAGCGAGACGTTCATCCGTGCTGGTAGGAGCCGCCAAAAAAACGGCGATCAAATCATTATCAGTTATGGCCTGTCGATAGACATCGGCATCGTCAGGGGGCAGATCAACACATAAGACGCCATCAACACCTGCATTGGCGGCATCACGTGCGAAATCTTTCTCACCATAGACCAACAGCGGGTTGTAGTAGGTGAAAATGAGCAGCGGGATTTGGGTCCGTTGGCGGAGGCGCTCAACGGAATGGAGCATGGAGCGCAAACTAACACCCTGCTGCAAAGCGCGTAAGGCTGCTTTTTGAATTACGGGGCCATCCCCTGCCGGATCAGAAAAAGGGACGCCGTATTCGACGAGATCGGCGCCGCTTTCTTCCAAACGCACGATGACATCTTCGCTCACGGTCAAGCTGGGATCGCCGCCGGTGATGTAGGGGATAAACAGAGAGTTGCCGTGTTGAGCGTGTTCTTGAAATAGCGTTGCAATGCGATTCATTTTATT
It encodes:
- a CDS encoding tryptophan synthase subunit alpha, with product MNRIATLFQEHAQHGNSLFIPYITGGDPSLTVSEDVIVRLEESGADLVEYGVPFSDPAGDGPVIQKAALRALQQGVSLRSMLHSVERLRQRTQIPLLIFTYYNPLLVYGEKDFARDAANAGVDGVLCVDLPPDDADVYRQAITDNDLIAVFLAAPTSTDERLAKIGAACDTFVYYISRLGVTGERAAIAQNLAQAVTRVREKAQKPVVVGFGISTPDQARSV